One Leopardus geoffroyi isolate Oge1 chromosome E1, O.geoffroyi_Oge1_pat1.0, whole genome shotgun sequence genomic window, TTtcctgttactgttttttttttcctgttttactaGTCCCATTAAGGCATGGGTCCTTTTGGGTCCTAACTCTAAGCTGGGGGTGATGGTGGAGGTAGTGACCAGAATCTCTTTTCCTTGTGGACCTCTGACTCTGTTTTTTATCTCCCGGTCCTGGGAGCCTGTCAAAAACTCTGCTCAGTTTTTTAGACTCTTAACTGCCTTGACTATACTTGATACAGAACCTCAGTGAGAAACATCCCTAAATGTCAGGCCGCATTCTGGACCCCTGTCTTCTCCCAAATGGGTGTCTCTGTATTCCCCCACTGCGTTGGTATCTCTCTAATGTCTacaagaagatataaatatttcatcCAGCGATTCTAGTTGTTCTTAGCTAGAGACTTGGCCTAAACTACCTGGTCTACCATCTACTAAAAGTGGAACTCTAGCAGTCTAATAGAAGTGAATAATTCATGTGCCATTACAGTGGGAATTATTCAGTCTTTTAAGAAGCAATAGCTCACCAGCTTGTAAGGAGCCCTACGCAAGTGAAGTCTTTCCTCTGTGACAGGGCACCCCTATATGCCCAGCTATTATGGTCTTGTCAGCCGTGGGGCTCTAAGTCAGCTGAGGGAATTACAGCATTTTGAGGTTATTGATATTTAgttgattatatttttagtttcaaaaaattgaaattcagatgaagtaaaaaaataactattgatatttatttttttaaaaacaggatcgTGAACTTCCAAGACTGATTAGAGGCCGAGTTCATAGGTGTGTTGGAAATTATGaccagaaaaagaatattttcaaatgtgtttctGTCAGACCAGCATCTGTTTCTGAACAAAAAACTTTCCAAGCATTTGTTAAAATTGCAGATGCTGAGATGAGGTATTATACTAATATAATGAGTGAAATTTAAATAGTGATGAAGGAAGTTTAAATAGtataatttaaagcatttttgttATTAAGTTATCATCTCCATGGTTTTATAGCTactgtttttctgtatttcatttgttgaattaaaatatttcagtccttttaaatgtgggaagagtttttttttatgaCAGTGGTGCACTTgctaaaattaaccattttggataaaaatgttcaatataaTAGGAATAGATACTTATTTAACATGAAGTAATAATGCATTTGAGTCAGCACAAAAGCCAACATCAAGCCTAATGGGGAAATAAAGAGACATTCCCTCtaaagtcaggaataagacaagggtgcccactaTCAGTACTGTTACCAGGCATTATACTGGAGCTGTTAGTCTATGAAgttcattttattactttaaagtATTTAGTAAGCAtgtattacacatatatatatatgtgtatatatatatatgtattatacatatatacgtgtatatatatatataatttgcatttaattCTCTCTTTACTTCTTATATCTGTCCTTCTAAAATACATTTGCACTCTGGTCTTTCCTTTCTacatcctctccctgccctcattTTTTGGATCTCTATTGTTTACCTGTCTATGAAGCAAACAAGTGGAGGGGAGTGATAATCTccagctttaaaaataatcagggtGGAGGAATCCCTCAGAAGGTGCATGAAAGGAGGATACAGAAGATGACAGCAAGTTCCTTTCTAGCTTTGTAGTTACTGCTTTATACCAAAGATTCAGTTGTGATGCCAGTTGGGAGATCACATCCAGAAAGATTCGTGTACGCTCctttaaaatatggtatatacttTGAACCAGGAACCTATATGTGGTGCTGTTTCTTCCATAGCTTTGATTCATGGGTCCAGGAATCAAAGGGTGGTAGCAGGACTGACTTTTGTTATTATTAGACCGAATAATGTACTCACAAAATTTTTGCTTCCCACCCCCACAATTTTGGGCTGCTAATTTAGAGATCTTATGTTCTGTTGTAGTCTGGTTTGCCCCAAATGCAGACACTGAGATGAAGTCTTATTATTCACTAGTAGTTTATTTGGGACTGTTACCTCacaggggaagagacagaagcaaagaagGGAAAACCAGTAACCGGGGTGGCTTATTTAAGTTGGCCACTACTGGGGTGAATAAGACTTGATGAAATGCATCATAGGATCATCCACCTTAATGAAAACCGGGGAAGCATATATTCATCAGCtcccactacttttttttttttatatttattttttgggaaagtgcaagttggggagggatagagagagggggacaggggatctgacagctggcagcagcgagcctgatgtggggctcgaacccatgaactgcaagatcatgacctgagccaaagttggatgctcaaccaactgagccacccaggtgccctgtgaccACTTGTTTTTTAAGGGTTGGCCCATGGATCCTAAACTTCCTTACACTTTCGGGTTGTGTACAGATGAATATTAAACTGGCTTCCCATGGTATTCTACTCCATGGAAGCAGGAAAACCCTATGACAGGATGCAATAAGCAGGTGGAGCAGGCCTGAGGTAATGCAGTTAGATTGTGTCTCCATAGAGCTGGTTGGAGTCTGCAGAACTGGTTACTGCAGCTGTAACTGGAATAAAAGACCGTCtgaagagaatctgaagtggtGCACAAGAAGTGTCTGGTGCAGTTCCCAAGGAGTGCTTTAATGGTTTTATTCTACTAGAAGCTGAGACTGCCACTTGGCcattttaagttctttatgttACTGAACCAACAGGCAAACAAAGGAGTTACCATACTGTCTGGAGTAATTCAATCCAAATTAACAGTAGAAAAATGAATTTCTCTACACATTGAGGAAGCACTGTCTGATACCCAGGAGATTCTTTGGAGTACCACTTagtaaaatataatggaaaactaCAGCAACCCAATAAAGGCAATAACACTGAGGATTCAGACTCCCAAGGAATGAAGGTTGAATATAAAGAAACCATCCAGCTGAAGTCATACATATAGAGGAGGTATAGAAGAAGGAGTTATAAATACTAGCTGTGGCTTTGTGATCAATGCAGTGTAAGAAAGAGCTGGAAACTAGATAATCTGACACATATGGAGAATGATAGAGGTGATAGTGGTGGTGGGGTGCTATTAAAGTTTCCTACGGAGGTGAGAAGCTAGACATACCTCAGAGGAATGAAAAATCTAGGTTTCTATCTTTGTGCAAAGCTGACTTGAACATACTCTGGGAGAGGTCTCTTTTACTCTAGTACTTTCTCTGTATCTGCATATGGTTGGGTCATAGAGCTCTAATTTTTATTAGCTGCAGGTTTATCTCTCCCTTcgagtatgttttttttttttttttttttttaatttttttttttcaacgtttatttatttttgggacaaagagagacagagcatgaacgggggaggggcagagagagagggagacacagaatcggaaacaggctccaggctctgagccatcagcccagagcctgacgcggggctcgaactcacggaccgcgagatcgtgacctggctgaagtcggacgcttaaccgactgcgccacccaggcgcccctcgagtaTGTTTATGAGGAACTAGGTTGTAGTGAGAGATCATGCCACCCTGGGAATCTTTCCAAAATATGTCTTTCATGACATTTTGCTCAAAGACAACTGATGACATCTTGTTGCCTACAAGATAAAGTCTCTTAACACTGTAAGATGTTTTAGGATATTCACAGTGTGGTCCCTCTTCGTTTCTATGACTTCTCCAACCATCCTCCTTCACCTCCCAAAATGTAGGCTCCAGCCCCACAGGACTACTGTCCATTCCCTAAACAGGCAATGATTGACCATCCATATATGAGCTTCTGTCTATCCTCACCGccccccctacccacccccccccccccaccaaagcaTGATCAGGTATGATGGGTGATGTAGTCAATCACTGCTCCAAAACTCTGAGAGCATTTGTCCTAAGGGGTCCTGGGTAATTTCTGTGTCTTTAATGAGTTCCTTTAGGATCTAGACTCCTTTGGGATCCAGAGCCCCTTAGTCCCAGGGATGTGTAGAACGGGAGATGTGATAAGGGATGCTGCAGACACAAGTGACAACTACAGAGGCTGTCACTTTACATATCTTTGTAAATAAAGGTAAACAGGACCTTAGGTTAGTCTCCTGGAGTGCTCAGACACACTAAGTAAGTTGGGTAGAGGGTGAATGAGCTGGTCTTTTAGGGTCCTTCCAACCTGAGGGTCTTGCTTTCCCAGGTTGTATGATGTTCTGTAGGATGGTGCTTCGGGTATGATAACCCTCCTTTTCTTTACCTCCCTGGCTCCCAAGACTTCCCCACATTCTAGAACTATTTTGATTGATGTTCATAGTTACATTGagtctttttattaattatagCATTCGTAAATATTACTACATAATGCATCTCACAAGATTGTATCATTTTAACGGATCTCTGAGGCAAGCATTTAATACACAGGTTCTTAACCctggaatatatatttgaattgcATTAGGAGCTTTAAAATACTCTGGATAGTCCTCTCCCCTCAGGAATCTGATTACATTTACTGGTACAgtaatcagtattttaaaaatgtgtgtccTTACTACTTAAAGTGGTCCATAGACCAGCAGACTTGGCATCAGAAAATATCAAATTTAGTGCctaaaaaaatgtagaattttagGCACCACTGCAAATCTACAATATCAAAATTAGCATTTCACAGGACCCCTAGGCAGTTCATATGTAGATTTTTAGAAGCACTGCCTCTTGGGCCTCCCAGACTGAGAACCATTGATTGGCCATGTGAACAAGATGAGAGGCATTGTTAATGGAGCAGCTGAAGCTCCTACGCCTGATCCGTGGCAGTGTCTGCTAGCTCTCTGGTCTGTGCTTCCTAATGAGACGTTCACACCAGGGATGGTGCCCGCTcattttccagaggagaaaaCTTCTGATAAATGAGGTGTATGAAACTTCACTTGATATCATTATTTGCTGCAACACCAGCACATATGTCCAcgtataaaaaattttaatgtggctCAAACAGCATCAGCAGGGTGAAAATTCTAGCCATTGGACTTAGTTATGCTTCTTTAGGGAGGGAACTTTTAATATTCCTTAATGCTCCTACTGAGCTTTCTTAGCTCTGAGGGACTCTCTGAGGTGTGGGTGTCTGGAGAAGCACTGGAATGAGGTCTCAAGGGTAgaaattacctttattttttcctttcctccacaaATTACTAAACCTGTCCatacatgagatttttttttatggcaataCCACTGAATCCTATGGATACAACACAAGGAAAAAGTGATGGTGTGGATGTGTATACTGGGTTGTCTGTTTCGGTTAAAGAGCAGTGTGCTTGAAGTAGTCCAAATTTTCCATGAGTTAGAGATTATGTCAGGGAATtctataataaaatgtcaaaaactaGTAAGTTCTTGTTCTGAGAGTATTTAGTAGGAGTAGATATTCTAATAGGAGTTTGCTGTCTGTAAAGTTGAAGGAATGCATGTCTCAGCCTGAAGAacagccaataaatatttacgAAACACTGGCTACATCCAGGCACCGTTCCAGGTGCTGGCACTTCTGTAGTCATGAAGGCAGACACGGCCTTTCCTGCATGAAGTTTACAGTCCATTAGGGAGGACAGCTATACACAATACCTTGGGCAGTATTAGGGAAAAGGATCCTGTGGAAACATAGCAGGATCCTGTGGAAACATAGCAGGATCACTTGGTCTGGAGGGTACAGGAGAGGTGTAGCTGAGTAAGTGATGTTTAATATGCCTGAAGGATAAGTAGGGCAAACCCaggtgaagaggcagagggaggaagatgcTAGGCATGGGGGTCAGCAAGTGGAAAAGTCTGGAGGCAAGAAATTGTGACTTTCAAGTCCAGCATTTCTGGAGAGGTGAGTGTATGTCACTATGGGGCCAGATGAAGCTGTGGAGGTAAGCCAGGGTCAGGTCAGGAAGCAACTTTGTGTCCTTGAAAGGAATTTTGCCTTTATCTTAAGAGCAGTGAGAATCTATGAAGACTTTAGGGAGAATGATGATCAGATTTTCATCTTAGAATACTGCAGTGTGAACGAAGGATATTAAAGGAGAGTATTCAAGCATGGACACAAGGAGATGAGTGAAGAGGCTGTTTCAATAGTGCAGACAAGACATGATGTCAGCCCAGCCAGGATAGTGATGGTTGAGATAAGGAGTGGATAAATGAGAAAGAGATTTATCGTGTCAGAATATATAGGACTTCATAGACTGGATGTTGATAATGACAGAAAGGAGGGAGTAAAAGAAAACTCTCAGGTGTATGACTTGAGCCTGGATTTCTTTTACTGAGATATGAGAGACTTGGAGGCACAGATTaggagaggggcagggtgagatcatgagcttTATTTGCGGTCTGTGGAGCTGAAAATGCTTGTGATATTATATGATGAGATAATCACTACACAGTTGGGAATACAGTTCTGACGGTGATAGAGGTCTATCCATGAGGTTTAGATGGTAATTTATGCCATGGGAGTAAGCAACTCTTTTAGGGCTGTCTATGTAGCATTATAAGAGAATAGGATTTAGGAAAAAAAGCCCAAGAAAACACCAATATATAAAATTCTGTTATGGAAGACACCAATCACAGTTATTGAGAATGAAGAGCTAAGAAACAGGATGATTGCACAGAAGGGATCAGAATGTTTCAGAAGGTATGGAAGAGTCAATATTATTAAATGCtaattaactagaaaaaaaattgagccaGAAAATGATTAGGTTAAGTGATTTGTTATATTTGTGGTTATAGAGTGTTGTGGATAACAAGGATGAAATCAATCATTGCAGAACAACTTACAGACCATgtatcttagaaatattttcatttttattcagttttttaatgGACACCCTTATTTCCTCCTAAAGGACACAGACCATGACAAGAAGAAATCAAACTATTGTCTTCCTCCTTCTGGGCCTGCCAATTGAGCCAGAGCAACAAAATCCATTTTATGTCCTGTTCCTGGCCATGTATCTTATCACCGTACTGGGGAATCTCCTCATAATTTTCCTGATTTGCCTGGACTCCCACCTGCACAcacccatgtatttttttctcagcaatttgtctttctctgatatcTGCTTCTCTTCTGTGACCATTCCGAAATTGTTGCAAACCATGCAGAGCCAAGACTCATCCATCCCCTATGCCGGCTGCCTGACCCAAATgtacttctttctgttttttgcaGACCTGGAGAGTTTCCTCCTAGTggccatggcctatgaccgctatgtggccatctgctTCCCCCTCCACTACACCATTATCATGAGCTccaagctctgtctctccctggtTGTGCTGTCCTGGGTGCTGACCATGTTCCATGCTATGTTACACACTCTCCTCATGGCCAGATTGtgtttctgtgctgacaacataaTCCCCCACTTTTTCTGTGACATGTCTGCTCTGCTGAAGCTGGCCTGCTCTGGCACTCGAGTCAATGAGTTGGTGATATTTATCATGGGAGGGCTCATTCTCGTCATCCCATTCCTACTCATCCTCGTGTCTTATGCATGGATTGTGTCCTCCATCCTCAGGGTCCCTTCTGCCAGGGGCATCCGcaaggccttctccacctgtggcTCCCACCTCTCCGTGCTGTCTCTCTTCTATGGGACAGTTATCGGTCTCTACTTGTGCCCTTCAGCTAATAATTCTGCTGTTAAGGAGACTGTCATGGCCGTGATGTACACTGTGGTCACCCCCATGCTGAATCCCttcatctacagcctgaggaacagAGACATGATGGGAGCTCTGGGAAGActccttttcaaaaagaaaatttccttctctgtatagTGGTAAAGCTGAggatttttacataattttatcaaGTAGATACACTGATTTTAATATGGGAATATTGAcccaggcttcttttttttctcccaccatgaatttttctattaaaaagacCTACTAAATAATTGTTCAGTACCTAATACAAATGAAGTGGGGTTATGTGGTTGCACTCAGAAAGGGGATCCCAATGACCTGGTAGCAGGTTCTTTCTATTTGCTCTTCCCAGGTGACCCtgaagaaacattatttttaaacttttaattgagCTTTCTGTTTCCAGTTGTGAAACAACtaatatgtgttttgtttgttttttaactaaaacTCTGCTTTAAGTAATACCCTGCTCTCCCAGGTCAATATTGACTAAAACTCAAGCCTCTCACTCCTCTGCTTACTTTCACTAAACTGGACTTTCATTGTCGAACGCAGATTTTTACATCTTCCTGAACAAGGGTTCACGTTATTTTGTCTCCTCTTCTCCTctgatttattttcatgtgtaCATTGTCTTTTTGACCTGATCTGAACCTAAAATGAACTTTCTATCTCATTTGCtacaatagtttgtttttgcctgGGAGCTAACCCATACCTGGAGCTCCTTAAGTTACTCACACAGGTATGGGAAAGCCAGAGCCTGGTTAAAGCCTTACTGTTTAAGGCTGTCTTCCTCCTACttagtattttgaattttttcaacaaattttaCATCCATGAACTTATGCTACTCTTATGATTACTCCACAAAGGAATCTTATTACCAtcttaaatattgaaaatgtgGAATTTGATAACTTGCCAAAGTCCCAGAATTGGTCAATATTGAGCCTAAGATCTCAGGCTATCTAATTTTAGagtttcttctcatttcccccACCTCAGAAATAAGGGAAAAGCCATTGATTTTTCAGTCAGCTCCATGTATAGCATTGTCTAGAATTCTAACTTTGGACTGTTCATTTCCTGTTATCTCTGATAACATCTAAATCCATTATTTTAATCCTCTCAGAAATACTGCCTACCTCCACATATCTATCTGAAGTCTAAATCTTTTACaagttctcaatttttattttcatcttcacaGTAGACCTCTCCCCTTGATGCTCTATGAGCACTTCAATCTTAACCtacaaaaaattgaatttttatatttccccCCAAACTTCCACTTTGCTTAAACTCCATTTGTTTTTAGCTTTACAGAAGTATAATTGATAAAAATTGCACACATTTAACGTAGACATCTTGATGAATTTAGACTTATGCATACACCCATGATACTATCACCACAAGCAAGATATTAAATATATCCATAATATCCAAGAATTTCcatgtgttcttttgtgttttttccttttttgataagAATACTTTACATGGAATCTATCCTCTTCACATATTTTAGAGTGCACAATGCCATATTATTAACTGTAGGTATTATATTGTACAGCAGATCTTTAGAACTTAGTCATCTTATGTAACAGAAAGTTCTACCCATTGAAAAACCAATTCTGCATTTCTTCGTCCTTCTGCCCCCAACAAACACTATTCAATTCTCCTTGTATGTGGTTATGACCATTTTAGACACCTCTTATCCAGAAtaaaatcatgcagtatttgtccttctgtttgTGGTTGTTTCACTTAGTGTAACgtcctctagtttcatccatgttgtcatgaattttaagacttctttctctttttttaaaaaagatgaatgataagccactgtatgtatgtactacattttctttatccatttatctgttggtggacatttgggttgtttacatatcttggctattataaataatgctgcaatgaacacagaagTGCAAATGCCTTTTTGAGATCCTGgtatcatttcctttggatatatacccacaTTGGGGAcggctggatcacatggtagttctatttttagttattttgaggaGACTCCTTACAATTTCCCATTGTGgctgtacattcccaccaactatAGGTAAGAGTTCTCTTTTTCGGGgatacctggttggctcagtctttgaagcatctgacttcggctcaggtcatgatctcacggttcttgggttatagccccgcgtcgggctctgtgccgacgctACTCTGTGCCGAAGCTGTCAagcttcgagcctggagcctgctttggattctatgtctccctttctctctgcccttcctccactcgtgttctgtctctctctccaaaaaataaataaacattaaaaaattaaaaaaaaaagcgttctCCTTTTTCACCACTTGTTATCTTAAAAAAGTAATATCCATCCtaacagatatgaggtgatatctcattgtggtttttgatctgcatttccctggtgtattagtgatattgagcaactTTTTCATATACCTAATGGCcgtttgtacatcttctttggagaaatgtctattcaagtcttttactcatttgttaatcaggttatttatttttattttgctgttgagttgtaggagaaTCTTACATAGTTTGTATATTAACCCTTCattagatatttgcaaatattttctcccatccaatAGGATGCATTTtcatattgtttcctttgctgtgcagaagcttttaagtttgatgtcTCATCAGAAGGTATcaagtacttaggaataaacttaaccaagaggTGGAACACTTGTATATTaagactataaaacactgatgaaaaaatttaaagcagataCATTAATGGAAAGACAGCCcttgttcatggattggaagaattaatattgttaagatgtccatatTTCCCAATATACAGATTCACTgcaatccttatttttttcttcttttttaattaattattttaggggcccctgggtggctcagttggttaagcctccagttttagctcaggtcataatctcacagttcatgggttagagccctgcgttgggctctgggctgacagctcagagcctggagcctgcttcagattctgtgtctcctgctctctttgcccctcccccaatcatattttgtctctgtctttctatctcccccaaatgaataaacattaaaaaatatttttttcaatttaaattcaagctaattaacatacagtgtagtcttggcttcaggagtagaaccatGTGATTCACCTcttacgtatgacacccagtgcttcACAGTAATCCGTATTAAAATCCCAATTGCGTGTTTTATAGAAAAAATCCTACAATTCATATGGAACTATATCAGACTCTGCaaaaccaaagaaatcttgagcaaaaagaacaaagctagagacaTCATAgttcctaatttcaaaatatattacaaagccacagaaatcaaaacagtaaggTAGTGGTGTAAAGATAGACATACAGtccaatggaacagagtagaggaCCCAGATGTAAATTCATGTAATATACaatcaactgattttcaaatagGGTGCCATGAACATGCAGTGGGGCAAttatagtctcttcaacaagtggtgttgtgaaaactggatatccacatgaaaaaagaattcagttggatctcttatcttacaccatacgccaaaatcaactcaaaatagagTAAGGGGTTAAATAGAagacctaaaactgtaaaactttttgaagaaaatatgtagGGAAAATTTCTTGACATTGatcttggcagtgatttcttagatttgacaccaaaagcctAGGTAGCAAAACTAAACATAGACAAGTGGGACTGCGTCAAatgatatttcatttctttttttttttttctaatttttttaatgtttttttttaatttatttttgagacagagagagacagagcatgaacaggggagggtcagagagagggggagacacagaatccaaagcaggctccaggctctgagctgtcagcacagagcccaacgcggggctcgaactcacggaccctgcgatcatgacctgagccgaagtcggatgctcaaccgactgagccacccaggtgcccctgatatttCATTTCTTGATTCATAATATCTTCCATCCAGTTACCCAAAGAACTGTTTGTGTGTCTATGTACTTACGAAAATAGGttattattcagtttttctttttccatttactaTTTTGCttgctgatttattttaatattctccaTGTGTTACTTAAGGTACAGTAGTTGGTGTAACAAATAAACCCTGAAATTTCAGTGGTGTGATACAGTGAATGTTTTTTCTTGCTCATGTAAAATTGAGTTGGCATTGACACATGGAGAGCACTATGTTTCATGTCATCCGGTTGATGGAGGCTCCATAGTCACCTCAGGTGTTGACATTCAGCCCCGAGGAAGACAGTGGGTAGAGGACGACAGTGAAGAGTTTAATGAACTGGAACTAGAAATGGCATACATCACTTTGACCTACATTTTGTTCTCCAGAACTCAGCCACATAGCTCAACTTAGATAAAAGGTGGATAAGGGGATGTCACAGACTGCCATGTAGATAGatagttagatagatagatattattttgaaataattacagagtcacaagaaattaaaaaaaatagtacagaaagATAATTTGTACCTCATCTAGGTTCCTTCAGTGGTACCATTTTATATAAGTAGAACACGTTAACAAAACTAGGAAATTGACTAGCACATCACAATGAACTGGACCACAGACTTGGATTCTACCAGTTTTGCTGCACTCATTCTTTTATGaagattatgatgatgatgatgatgatgatgtcttTGTGTGTAGTTTATgataatttattacatatatgGATTCATATaaccatcaacaaaatcaaaCTCCAGAACTGTTGTCTCACCACAGAGGATGTCTGCTGTGTTACGTCTTCATACTTCAAACTGTAGTATATTGTGAGAGTAAAAGGGGTCTGGGACTATAATGGGACTGTACAGGAAACACAGGTATATATGATAATCTTAATTTTAgtttatataaatgggattataGATGTTCAAAAAGcaacagagggcagagagagagagagaaagggaaaatgaatgaatgatgagtaCCTCACATGCCATGTAAGAGTCTAGTGTGTAG contains:
- the LOC123603176 gene encoding olfactory receptor-like protein DTMT; this encodes MTRRNQTIVFLLLGLPIEPEQQNPFYVLFLAMYLITVLGNLLIIFLICLDSHLHTPMYFFLSNLSFSDICFSSVTIPKLLQTMQSQDSSIPYAGCLTQMYFFLFFADLESFLLVAMAYDRYVAICFPLHYTIIMSSKLCLSLVVLSWVLTMFHAMLHTLLMARLCFCADNIIPHFFCDMSALLKLACSGTRVNELVIFIMGGLILVIPFLLILVSYAWIVSSILRVPSARGIRKAFSTCGSHLSVLSLFYGTVIGLYLCPSANNSAVKETVMAVMYTVVTPMLNPFIYSLRNRDMMGALGRLLFKKKISFSV